The Streptomyces sp. YIM 121038 genome includes a window with the following:
- a CDS encoding DUF6193 family natural product biosynthesis protein yields MKWDTSVEVRVEAGWQAVHAEGRVRGELLEAAYEEPRLRRLFPWTGMGELHFSRCTEPRWTWDIPYIRPAAGGTYRVSGPLRSQTVGPAATAREAIAMVIQHLPSGCGPAFLGTPEELAAHEAATQKQQTHEG; encoded by the coding sequence GTGAAATGGGATACGAGCGTCGAAGTCCGCGTCGAAGCGGGCTGGCAGGCAGTGCATGCTGAGGGACGGGTGCGGGGCGAGCTGCTGGAAGCGGCTTACGAGGAACCCCGCCTGCGGCGGCTGTTTCCCTGGACTGGGATGGGAGAGCTGCACTTCAGCCGCTGTACCGAACCACGGTGGACCTGGGACATCCCTTACATTCGGCCCGCCGCTGGCGGCACCTACCGGGTCTCCGGCCCGCTACGGAGCCAGACGGTAGGCCCGGCAGCCACAGCGCGGGAGGCCATCGCCATGGTGATCCAGCACCTCCCGTCAGGCTGCGGCCCCGCTTTCCTCGGCACCCCCGAGGAACTCGCAGCTCATGAAGCCGCAACACAGAAGCAGCAGACACACGAAGGCTGA
- a CDS encoding DEAD/DEAH box helicase family protein: MKVDAAVRSEAELAAFYDHQDDAVAAIMRVYTPSPRARRPRFRAQLHMAPGLGKTWVAARIAGLVAARGSLLMVVPTRALLEQTYQVLRAAGRGGPVIAVYAPRDAALAGEPGVRVTTDPRVVAWHANAFAAQGGRFTVLATYASVENSLIAGHRLSVERDGARPLPEWDLLVCDESHHTETSRVWGRINEQHLVPAWHRLSMTATPRLLGAVHWDEQGRLRASDPVVRLSERRHGPVAYRLGLREAQRRGKLAHSPVVAAEVDEARLRELVAARGRADAGVRAELLTASLGAVLRAAGRVGCRRLLTYHSTVAGARAAAASLAQLARVLHGQGTSAPRRVWAAALHEGTPARERQRALAALAAGTDLRGRPVDLAVVCSVRLLSEGVDVPAVDAVALVDPRAAQGDLLQIAGRAVRYDHGNPDKVASIIVPVLHLAQAADDTLVGPDWVPVINMLRALESYEPDHTDRADEEPEGPQEAVRRLERAGRSSSRGPHRVQPATEARERAEERARELQQMLELTRQRSAAVVADWLKITVLSDPVTADTERLMRAVTAYHQRTGHLRVPVDWQESLPVDYSRIPLLEKESEEQQELAEGLGEDLVPELAQEPQVVVRLGWELERVRRQWRRDRDDLRTLVAELGPEEGLEVWRARPRRMPADLAALLGEYGFVWEPRASARQLLVEAAREYADRYGHLLPGIEETISIDGQEVRIGRLLSECRRPSWGARDEEQDVARVLEKLGVWRVRDGAPWNAGWERKLVLLEAFHAQGGRRGELLTGQRVFRGDDLGKWLCDQHRRWPRLAEEQRQVLLELRMGPATGDRRVKTAGAARVPRSRTERLMEIVTAARQHLEEIGPLVGEDGRHCVHDTYRPRVNGIEVQLRRRLNAVRSRFPTYPPQQQALFAGLGLPWAETAHDSAQEQLGGPVPGHAPDGSGGTIGV, translated from the coding sequence GTGAAGGTGGATGCGGCCGTCCGGTCGGAGGCCGAGCTCGCGGCGTTCTACGACCACCAGGACGACGCCGTCGCCGCCATCATGCGGGTCTACACCCCCTCCCCCAGGGCGCGGCGTCCGCGGTTCCGGGCCCAGCTGCACATGGCGCCCGGGCTGGGCAAGACGTGGGTGGCCGCGCGGATCGCGGGCCTGGTCGCGGCGCGGGGGTCGTTGCTGATGGTGGTGCCCACACGGGCGCTCCTCGAGCAGACCTACCAGGTGCTGCGCGCGGCCGGACGCGGCGGGCCGGTGATCGCGGTGTACGCGCCGCGGGACGCCGCGCTGGCCGGTGAGCCGGGGGTGCGGGTGACGACGGACCCGCGGGTGGTGGCGTGGCACGCGAACGCCTTCGCCGCCCAGGGCGGCCGGTTCACGGTGCTGGCGACGTACGCGAGCGTGGAGAACTCACTGATTGCCGGGCACCGGCTGAGTGTGGAGCGGGACGGGGCGCGGCCGCTGCCGGAATGGGACCTGCTGGTGTGCGACGAGTCCCACCACACCGAGACCTCGCGGGTGTGGGGGCGGATCAACGAGCAGCACCTCGTGCCCGCGTGGCACCGGTTGTCGATGACGGCGACACCGCGGCTGCTGGGGGCGGTGCACTGGGATGAGCAGGGGCGGCTTCGGGCGAGTGATCCGGTGGTGCGGCTCTCAGAGCGCAGGCACGGCCCCGTCGCCTACCGGCTGGGGCTTCGGGAGGCACAGCGGCGCGGGAAGCTCGCGCACAGCCCCGTGGTGGCCGCCGAGGTCGACGAGGCGCGTCTGCGCGAGCTCGTCGCGGCGCGGGGACGGGCTGACGCGGGAGTGCGGGCGGAACTGCTCACCGCGTCGCTGGGGGCCGTGCTGCGGGCCGCAGGGCGGGTGGGGTGCCGGCGGCTGCTGACCTACCACTCCACTGTGGCTGGAGCACGCGCGGCCGCGGCCTCGCTGGCGCAGCTGGCGCGGGTGCTGCATGGGCAGGGGACGTCGGCGCCGCGGCGGGTGTGGGCCGCAGCCCTGCATGAGGGCACCCCGGCCAGGGAGCGGCAGCGGGCCTTGGCGGCGCTGGCGGCGGGCACAGATCTCCGGGGGCGGCCGGTGGACCTGGCGGTCGTGTGTTCCGTGCGGCTGCTGAGTGAAGGCGTGGATGTCCCGGCCGTCGACGCCGTCGCCCTCGTGGACCCGCGCGCGGCGCAGGGCGACCTCCTGCAGATCGCCGGACGCGCCGTGCGCTACGACCACGGGAACCCGGACAAGGTCGCCTCCATCATCGTGCCCGTCCTCCACCTCGCCCAGGCCGCTGACGACACGCTGGTCGGGCCGGACTGGGTGCCGGTGATCAACATGCTGCGCGCACTGGAGTCCTACGAACCCGACCACACCGACCGCGCAGACGAGGAGCCGGAGGGGCCGCAGGAAGCCGTACGGCGGCTGGAGCGTGCCGGGCGCAGCAGCAGCCGCGGCCCCCACCGCGTGCAGCCGGCCACGGAGGCGCGTGAGCGGGCCGAGGAACGCGCGCGCGAGCTCCAGCAGATGCTGGAGCTCACCCGGCAGCGCTCAGCGGCCGTGGTCGCGGACTGGCTGAAGATCACCGTGCTGTCCGACCCCGTCACCGCCGACACCGAACGCCTCATGCGCGCCGTCACCGCCTACCACCAGCGCACCGGGCACCTGCGGGTGCCGGTGGACTGGCAGGAATCCCTCCCCGTCGACTACAGCCGCATCCCCCTGCTCGAGAAGGAGAGCGAGGAGCAGCAGGAGCTGGCGGAGGGGCTCGGGGAGGATCTGGTGCCCGAGCTCGCGCAGGAGCCGCAGGTCGTGGTGCGGCTGGGGTGGGAGCTGGAGCGGGTACGGCGGCAGTGGCGCCGCGACCGCGACGACCTGCGCACCCTGGTCGCAGAGCTCGGGCCCGAGGAAGGCCTGGAGGTCTGGCGCGCGCGGCCGCGGCGGATGCCCGCGGACCTGGCTGCCCTGCTCGGCGAGTACGGGTTCGTGTGGGAACCCCGGGCCTCAGCACGGCAGCTCCTGGTCGAGGCAGCGCGGGAGTACGCGGACCGGTACGGACACCTCCTGCCCGGCATCGAGGAGACCATCAGCATCGATGGGCAGGAAGTACGCATCGGGAGACTGCTGAGCGAATGCCGCAGACCCTCCTGGGGCGCCCGGGACGAGGAGCAGGACGTTGCCCGCGTGCTGGAGAAGCTCGGCGTGTGGCGGGTGCGGGACGGCGCACCCTGGAACGCTGGGTGGGAACGCAAGCTCGTCCTCCTGGAAGCCTTCCACGCCCAGGGCGGGCGCCGCGGCGAACTCCTCACCGGACAGCGGGTCTTCCGCGGGGACGATCTCGGCAAGTGGCTGTGCGACCAGCACCGACGGTGGCCCCGGCTGGCAGAGGAGCAGCGCCAGGTGCTCCTGGAGCTGCGGATGGGGCCAGCCACGGGCGACAGGCGGGTCAAGACTGCGGGCGCGGCCCGCGTGCCACGCAGCCGCACGGAGCGGCTGATGGAAATCGTCACCGCCGCCCGCCAACACCTCGAGGAGATCGGCCCGCTCGTCGGCGAAGACGGCCGGCACTGTGTTCACGACACCTACCGGCCCCGCGTTAACGGCATCGAGGTACAGCTGCGGCGACGCCTCAACGCAGTGCGCTCCCGCTTCCCCACCTATCCCCCGCAGCAGCAGGCGCTGTTCGCAGGTCTCGGCCTGCCCTGGGCGGAGACGGCCCACGACAGCGCGCAGGAGCAGCTGGGCGGCCCGGTACCGGGGCATGCCCCGGACGGATCTGGAGGCACGATAGGGGTGTGA